In one Paramisgurnus dabryanus chromosome 21, PD_genome_1.1, whole genome shotgun sequence genomic region, the following are encoded:
- the eif4ba gene encoding eukaryotic translation initiation factor 4Ba isoform X2 encodes MAASAKNKSKKKGKTLTLTDFLAEDTGGNAPPSYAPAKPTSWADETDDLEGDVTTAWHTEDDVYRAPPIDRSILPTAPRAAREPNVDRSRLPRSPPYTAFLGNLPYDVSEDSIKTFFRGLSISAVRLPREPSNPERLKGFGYAEFDDVDSLLRALSLNEENLGNRRIRVDIADQSGEKERDERSVSGRDRNRSDRDMGPDKTDSDWRVRPKSEADDGPRRDDAFGERSRDRDRYDSDRYREGQRWDAPGDRHDSGRERYRERYDDTDRREYDRGYDSRSGGRRPFGSGFRRDYDDRRDDYRGSGDRYGDRYADREDRYERRDERREDRGPQQRPKLNLKPRSVPKEEDQSNVQSASSGRAASIFGGAKPVDTAAKEREVEERLKKEQERLQRQLEEEKSRAPERKPRERHPSWRSEDQATERSRTGSESSQPGSTSSRGPRRRESERSVENEVFSSRDEESSHGSQTSSTKQESLPLKVVLAPPPKENAWVKRSTRSSGSSESDTKPVVSPSSSAPPKSSADAHHKNKDENKADVVLRDRGPSRGRGGTAGSGAGRGCGDAASRDRRKETDRTSAQPVNTQHC; translated from the exons ATGGCGGCGTCAG CTAAAAACAAGAGTAAGAAGAAGGGTAAAACCCTTACCCTGACTGACTTTTTAGCTGAGGACACCGGGGGAAATGCTCCTCCGAGTTACGCACCTGCAAAGCCCACTAGTTGGGCGGATGAGACCGATGACCTGGAGGGAGACG TTACAACGGCTTGGCACACAGAGGATGACGTGTATCGCGCACCGCCCATCGATCGGTCAATTCTGCCAACGGCTCCACGTGCTGCTCGCGAGCCCAACGTCGACCGCTCCCGTCTGCCCCGCAGCCCACCCTACACCGCTTTTCTGGGTAACCTCCCCTATGACGTCTCTGAGGACTCCATCAAAACCTTCTTTCGTGGACTCAGT ATCAGTGCGGTTCGCCTCCCAAGGGAGCCCAGTAACCCTGAACGGCTGAAAGGCTTCGGCTATGCAGAGTTTGACGATGTGGACTCTCTTTTGCGTGCGCTAAGCCTCAATGAAGAG aatcttgGAAATCGTAGGATCCGTGTAGACATTGCTGATCAGTCCGGTGAAAAAG AGAGAGACGAGCGTTCTGTTTCAGGGAGAGACCGTAACCGCAGCGATCGTGATATGGGCCCAGATAAGACTGATTCGGACTGGCGAGTGAGGCCTAAAAGTGAAGCAGATGATGGACCGCGCAGAGACGATGCTTTTGGAGAGC GATCCAGAGATCGGGATCGGTACGATTCAGACCGGTACCGTGAAGGTCAGCGGTGGGATGCCCCCGGCGATCGCCATGACAGTGGGAGAGAGAGATACCGGGAACGTTATGACGACACAGACCGTAGAGAATATGACAGAG GCTACGATTCTCGAAGTGGAGGTCGCAGACCATTTGGAAGCGGTTTCCGGCGAGATTACGATGACCGGCGGGATGACTATCGTGGCAGTGGGGATCGCTATGGAGACCGGTATGCCGACCGTGAGGACAGATACGAGAGGCGGGATGAAAGGCGTGAGGACAGAG GTCCTCAGCAGAGGCCCAAGCTAAACCTGAAGCCCCGCAGCGTTCCCAAAGAGGAAGACCAGAGCAACGTTCAGTCAGCATCATCAGGACGAGCCGCCTCCATCTTTGGGGGAGCCAAACCGGTAGACACGGCTGCTAAAGAGAGGGAGGTAGAGGAGAGGCTAAAGAAAGAGCAGGAGAGACTACAGAGACAACTAGAGGAGGAAAAGAGCAGAGCACCTGAACGCAAACCCAGAGAGAG GCATCCCAGTTGGCGAAGTGAAGACCAAGCAACCGAGCGATCGCGAACAGGAAGTGAGTCATCACAACCAGGAAGCACATCAAGCAGGG GACCTCGGCGTCGAGAAAGTGAACGCTCTGTGGAAAACGAGGTTTTCAGTAGCCGTGATGAGGAGTCTTCCCATGGGAGCCAAACCTCCTCCACCAAGCAGGAAAGCCTCCCGTTGAAAGTCGTTCTAGCTCCGCCTCCGAAGGAAAACGCGTGGGTGAAGAGGAGCACGAGGAGCAGTGGATCCAGTGAGAGTGACACTAAACCTGTCGTTTCACCCAGCAGCAGTGCTCCACCCAAAAG ctcAGCTGATGctcatcataaaaataaag ATGAAAACAAAGCAGATGTAGTTCTTCGGGATCGGGGTCCCTCTCGGGGACGTGGTGGGACTGCGGGCTCTGGAGCAGGCAGGGGTTGTGGTGACGCGGCCAGCCGAGACCGAAGGAAGGAGACTGACAG
- the eif4ba gene encoding eukaryotic translation initiation factor 4Ba isoform X1 gives MAASAKNKSKKKGKTLTLTDFLAEDTGGNAPPSYAPAKPTSWADETDDLEGDVTTAWHTEDDVYRAPPIDRSILPTAPRAAREPNVDRSRLPRSPPYTAFLGNLPYDVSEDSIKTFFRGLSISAVRLPREPSNPERLKGFGYAEFDDVDSLLRALSLNEENLGNRRIRVDIADQSGEKERDERSVSGRDRNRSDRDMGPDKTDSDWRVRPKSEADDGPRRDDAFGERSRDRDRYDSDRYREGQRWDAPGDRHDSGRERYRERYDDTDRREYDRGYDSRSGGRRPFGSGFRRDYDDRRDDYRGSGDRYGDRYADREDRYERRDERREDRGPQQRPKLNLKPRSVPKEEDQSNVQSASSGRAASIFGGAKPVDTAAKEREVEERLKKEQERLQRQLEEEKSRAPERKPRERHPSWRSEDQATERSRTGSESSQPGSTSSRGPRRRESERSVENEVFSSRDEESSHGSQTSSTKQESLPLKVVLAPPPKENAWVKRSTRSSGSSESDTKPVVSPSSSAPPKSSADAHHKNKDENKADVVLRDRGPSRGRGGTAGSGAGRGCGDAASRDRRKETDRKDLKRERDLRPAPEPKKFEEPPNPNFSSASKYAALLMAGEQGDEEEGGD, from the exons ATGGCGGCGTCAG CTAAAAACAAGAGTAAGAAGAAGGGTAAAACCCTTACCCTGACTGACTTTTTAGCTGAGGACACCGGGGGAAATGCTCCTCCGAGTTACGCACCTGCAAAGCCCACTAGTTGGGCGGATGAGACCGATGACCTGGAGGGAGACG TTACAACGGCTTGGCACACAGAGGATGACGTGTATCGCGCACCGCCCATCGATCGGTCAATTCTGCCAACGGCTCCACGTGCTGCTCGCGAGCCCAACGTCGACCGCTCCCGTCTGCCCCGCAGCCCACCCTACACCGCTTTTCTGGGTAACCTCCCCTATGACGTCTCTGAGGACTCCATCAAAACCTTCTTTCGTGGACTCAGT ATCAGTGCGGTTCGCCTCCCAAGGGAGCCCAGTAACCCTGAACGGCTGAAAGGCTTCGGCTATGCAGAGTTTGACGATGTGGACTCTCTTTTGCGTGCGCTAAGCCTCAATGAAGAG aatcttgGAAATCGTAGGATCCGTGTAGACATTGCTGATCAGTCCGGTGAAAAAG AGAGAGACGAGCGTTCTGTTTCAGGGAGAGACCGTAACCGCAGCGATCGTGATATGGGCCCAGATAAGACTGATTCGGACTGGCGAGTGAGGCCTAAAAGTGAAGCAGATGATGGACCGCGCAGAGACGATGCTTTTGGAGAGC GATCCAGAGATCGGGATCGGTACGATTCAGACCGGTACCGTGAAGGTCAGCGGTGGGATGCCCCCGGCGATCGCCATGACAGTGGGAGAGAGAGATACCGGGAACGTTATGACGACACAGACCGTAGAGAATATGACAGAG GCTACGATTCTCGAAGTGGAGGTCGCAGACCATTTGGAAGCGGTTTCCGGCGAGATTACGATGACCGGCGGGATGACTATCGTGGCAGTGGGGATCGCTATGGAGACCGGTATGCCGACCGTGAGGACAGATACGAGAGGCGGGATGAAAGGCGTGAGGACAGAG GTCCTCAGCAGAGGCCCAAGCTAAACCTGAAGCCCCGCAGCGTTCCCAAAGAGGAAGACCAGAGCAACGTTCAGTCAGCATCATCAGGACGAGCCGCCTCCATCTTTGGGGGAGCCAAACCGGTAGACACGGCTGCTAAAGAGAGGGAGGTAGAGGAGAGGCTAAAGAAAGAGCAGGAGAGACTACAGAGACAACTAGAGGAGGAAAAGAGCAGAGCACCTGAACGCAAACCCAGAGAGAG GCATCCCAGTTGGCGAAGTGAAGACCAAGCAACCGAGCGATCGCGAACAGGAAGTGAGTCATCACAACCAGGAAGCACATCAAGCAGGG GACCTCGGCGTCGAGAAAGTGAACGCTCTGTGGAAAACGAGGTTTTCAGTAGCCGTGATGAGGAGTCTTCCCATGGGAGCCAAACCTCCTCCACCAAGCAGGAAAGCCTCCCGTTGAAAGTCGTTCTAGCTCCGCCTCCGAAGGAAAACGCGTGGGTGAAGAGGAGCACGAGGAGCAGTGGATCCAGTGAGAGTGACACTAAACCTGTCGTTTCACCCAGCAGCAGTGCTCCACCCAAAAG ctcAGCTGATGctcatcataaaaataaag ATGAAAACAAAGCAGATGTAGTTCTTCGGGATCGGGGTCCCTCTCGGGGACGTGGTGGGACTGCGGGCTCTGGAGCAGGCAGGGGTTGTGGTGACGCGGCCAGCCGAGACCGAAGGAAGGAGACTGACAG AAAGGACTTGAAAAGAGAAAGAGATCTCAGACCAGCACCAGAGCCAAAGAAATTTGAGGAGCCTCCAAACCCT
- the eif4ba gene encoding eukaryotic translation initiation factor 4Ba isoform X3, whose amino-acid sequence MAASAKNKSKKKGKTLTLTDFLAEDTGGNAPPSYAPAKPTSWADETDDLEGDVTTAWHTEDDVYRAPPIDRSILPTAPRAAREPNVDRSRLPRSPPYTAFLGNLPYDVSEDSIKTFFRGLSISAVRLPREPSNPERLKGFGYAEFDDVDSLLRALSLNEENLGNRRIRVDIADQSGEKERDERSVSGRDRNRSDRDMGPDKTDSDWRVRPKSEADDGPRRDDAFGERSRDRDRYDSDRYREGQRWDAPGDRHDSGRERYRERYDDTDRREYDRGYDSRSGGRRPFGSGFRRDYDDRRDDYRGSGDRYGDRYADREDRYERRDERREDRGPQQRPKLNLKPRSVPKEEDQSNVQSASSGRAASIFGGAKPVDTAAKEREVEERLKKEQERLQRQLEEEKSRAPERKPRERHPSWRSEDQATERSRTGSESSQPGSTSSRGPRRRESERSVENEVFSSRDEESSHGSQTSSTKQESLPLKVVLAPPPKENAWVKRSTRSSGSSESDTKPVVSPSSSAPPKSR is encoded by the exons ATGGCGGCGTCAG CTAAAAACAAGAGTAAGAAGAAGGGTAAAACCCTTACCCTGACTGACTTTTTAGCTGAGGACACCGGGGGAAATGCTCCTCCGAGTTACGCACCTGCAAAGCCCACTAGTTGGGCGGATGAGACCGATGACCTGGAGGGAGACG TTACAACGGCTTGGCACACAGAGGATGACGTGTATCGCGCACCGCCCATCGATCGGTCAATTCTGCCAACGGCTCCACGTGCTGCTCGCGAGCCCAACGTCGACCGCTCCCGTCTGCCCCGCAGCCCACCCTACACCGCTTTTCTGGGTAACCTCCCCTATGACGTCTCTGAGGACTCCATCAAAACCTTCTTTCGTGGACTCAGT ATCAGTGCGGTTCGCCTCCCAAGGGAGCCCAGTAACCCTGAACGGCTGAAAGGCTTCGGCTATGCAGAGTTTGACGATGTGGACTCTCTTTTGCGTGCGCTAAGCCTCAATGAAGAG aatcttgGAAATCGTAGGATCCGTGTAGACATTGCTGATCAGTCCGGTGAAAAAG AGAGAGACGAGCGTTCTGTTTCAGGGAGAGACCGTAACCGCAGCGATCGTGATATGGGCCCAGATAAGACTGATTCGGACTGGCGAGTGAGGCCTAAAAGTGAAGCAGATGATGGACCGCGCAGAGACGATGCTTTTGGAGAGC GATCCAGAGATCGGGATCGGTACGATTCAGACCGGTACCGTGAAGGTCAGCGGTGGGATGCCCCCGGCGATCGCCATGACAGTGGGAGAGAGAGATACCGGGAACGTTATGACGACACAGACCGTAGAGAATATGACAGAG GCTACGATTCTCGAAGTGGAGGTCGCAGACCATTTGGAAGCGGTTTCCGGCGAGATTACGATGACCGGCGGGATGACTATCGTGGCAGTGGGGATCGCTATGGAGACCGGTATGCCGACCGTGAGGACAGATACGAGAGGCGGGATGAAAGGCGTGAGGACAGAG GTCCTCAGCAGAGGCCCAAGCTAAACCTGAAGCCCCGCAGCGTTCCCAAAGAGGAAGACCAGAGCAACGTTCAGTCAGCATCATCAGGACGAGCCGCCTCCATCTTTGGGGGAGCCAAACCGGTAGACACGGCTGCTAAAGAGAGGGAGGTAGAGGAGAGGCTAAAGAAAGAGCAGGAGAGACTACAGAGACAACTAGAGGAGGAAAAGAGCAGAGCACCTGAACGCAAACCCAGAGAGAG GCATCCCAGTTGGCGAAGTGAAGACCAAGCAACCGAGCGATCGCGAACAGGAAGTGAGTCATCACAACCAGGAAGCACATCAAGCAGGG GACCTCGGCGTCGAGAAAGTGAACGCTCTGTGGAAAACGAGGTTTTCAGTAGCCGTGATGAGGAGTCTTCCCATGGGAGCCAAACCTCCTCCACCAAGCAGGAAAGCCTCCCGTTGAAAGTCGTTCTAGCTCCGCCTCCGAAGGAAAACGCGTGGGTGAAGAGGAGCACGAGGAGCAGTGGATCCAGTGAGAGTGACACTAAACCTGTCGTTTCACCCAGCAGCAGTGCTCCACCCAAAAG tagatag
- the eif4ba gene encoding eukaryotic translation initiation factor 4Ba isoform X4, with protein sequence MAASAKNKSKKKGKTLTLTDFLAEDTGGNAPPSYAPAKPTSWADETDDLEGDVTTAWHTEDDVYRAPPIDRSILPTAPRAAREPNVDRSRLPRSPPYTAFLGNLPYDVSEDSIKTFFRGLSISAVRLPREPSNPERLKGFGYAEFDDVDSLLRALSLNEENLGNRRIRVDIADQSGEKERDERSVSGRDRNRSDRDMGPDKTDSDWRVRPKSEADDGPRRDDAFGERSRDRDRYDSDRYREGQRWDAPGDRHDSGRERYRERYDDTDRREYDRGYDSRSGGRRPFGSGFRRDYDDRRDDYRGSGDRYGDRYADREDRYERRDERREDRGPQQRPKLNLKPRSVPKEEDQSNVQSASSGRAASIFGGAKPVDTAAKEREVEERLKKEQERLQRQLEEEKSRAPERKPRERHPSWRSEDQATERSRTGSESSQPGSTSSRGPRRRESERSVENEVFSSRDEESSHGSQTSSTKQESLPLKVVLAPPPKENAWVKRSTRSSGSSESDTKPVVSPSSSAPPKR encoded by the exons ATGGCGGCGTCAG CTAAAAACAAGAGTAAGAAGAAGGGTAAAACCCTTACCCTGACTGACTTTTTAGCTGAGGACACCGGGGGAAATGCTCCTCCGAGTTACGCACCTGCAAAGCCCACTAGTTGGGCGGATGAGACCGATGACCTGGAGGGAGACG TTACAACGGCTTGGCACACAGAGGATGACGTGTATCGCGCACCGCCCATCGATCGGTCAATTCTGCCAACGGCTCCACGTGCTGCTCGCGAGCCCAACGTCGACCGCTCCCGTCTGCCCCGCAGCCCACCCTACACCGCTTTTCTGGGTAACCTCCCCTATGACGTCTCTGAGGACTCCATCAAAACCTTCTTTCGTGGACTCAGT ATCAGTGCGGTTCGCCTCCCAAGGGAGCCCAGTAACCCTGAACGGCTGAAAGGCTTCGGCTATGCAGAGTTTGACGATGTGGACTCTCTTTTGCGTGCGCTAAGCCTCAATGAAGAG aatcttgGAAATCGTAGGATCCGTGTAGACATTGCTGATCAGTCCGGTGAAAAAG AGAGAGACGAGCGTTCTGTTTCAGGGAGAGACCGTAACCGCAGCGATCGTGATATGGGCCCAGATAAGACTGATTCGGACTGGCGAGTGAGGCCTAAAAGTGAAGCAGATGATGGACCGCGCAGAGACGATGCTTTTGGAGAGC GATCCAGAGATCGGGATCGGTACGATTCAGACCGGTACCGTGAAGGTCAGCGGTGGGATGCCCCCGGCGATCGCCATGACAGTGGGAGAGAGAGATACCGGGAACGTTATGACGACACAGACCGTAGAGAATATGACAGAG GCTACGATTCTCGAAGTGGAGGTCGCAGACCATTTGGAAGCGGTTTCCGGCGAGATTACGATGACCGGCGGGATGACTATCGTGGCAGTGGGGATCGCTATGGAGACCGGTATGCCGACCGTGAGGACAGATACGAGAGGCGGGATGAAAGGCGTGAGGACAGAG GTCCTCAGCAGAGGCCCAAGCTAAACCTGAAGCCCCGCAGCGTTCCCAAAGAGGAAGACCAGAGCAACGTTCAGTCAGCATCATCAGGACGAGCCGCCTCCATCTTTGGGGGAGCCAAACCGGTAGACACGGCTGCTAAAGAGAGGGAGGTAGAGGAGAGGCTAAAGAAAGAGCAGGAGAGACTACAGAGACAACTAGAGGAGGAAAAGAGCAGAGCACCTGAACGCAAACCCAGAGAGAG GCATCCCAGTTGGCGAAGTGAAGACCAAGCAACCGAGCGATCGCGAACAGGAAGTGAGTCATCACAACCAGGAAGCACATCAAGCAGGG GACCTCGGCGTCGAGAAAGTGAACGCTCTGTGGAAAACGAGGTTTTCAGTAGCCGTGATGAGGAGTCTTCCCATGGGAGCCAAACCTCCTCCACCAAGCAGGAAAGCCTCCCGTTGAAAGTCGTTCTAGCTCCGCCTCCGAAGGAAAACGCGTGGGTGAAGAGGAGCACGAGGAGCAGTGGATCCAGTGAGAGTGACACTAAACCTGTCGTTTCACCCAGCAGCAGTGCTCCACCCAAAAG atag